A genome region from Pseudomonas sp. N3-W includes the following:
- the ampD gene encoding 1,6-anhydro-N-acetylmuramyl-L-alanine amidase AmpD, with translation MQLDPASGWCQGVNLCPSPNFNARPTGEISLLVIHNISLPPAQFATGKVQEFFQNRLDVTEHPYFEGIADLRVSAHFLIERDGAVTQFVSCLERAWHAGVSSFEGREVCNDFSVGIELEGTDDLPFTDAQYQALTTLTRQLQNTFTGITAQRICGHSDIAPGRKTDPGLAFDWARYRAALEKEEQQ, from the coding sequence ATGCAGTTGGACCCCGCGAGCGGTTGGTGTCAGGGCGTAAACCTATGTCCTTCGCCCAACTTCAATGCGCGCCCCACGGGCGAAATTTCCCTGCTGGTGATCCACAACATCAGCCTGCCGCCGGCGCAATTCGCCACCGGCAAGGTGCAGGAATTTTTCCAGAATCGTCTGGATGTCACCGAACATCCCTACTTTGAAGGGATCGCCGACCTGCGGGTATCCGCACATTTTCTGATTGAGCGTGACGGTGCTGTCACCCAGTTTGTCTCCTGCCTTGAGCGGGCCTGGCATGCGGGTGTCTCGAGTTTCGAAGGGCGGGAAGTCTGTAACGATTTTTCCGTGGGCATCGAGCTGGAAGGGACGGATGATCTACCGTTCACCGACGCGCAATATCAGGCATTGACGACCCTGACCCGACAGCTGCAAAACACCTTCACCGGCATCACCGCGCAACGGATCTGCGGGCATAGCGACATAGCACCGGGGCGCAAGACCGATCCCGGACTGGCGTTCGACTGGGCACGCTATCGCGCGGCTCTGGAAAAAGAGGAGCAACAATGA
- the ampE gene encoding regulatory signaling modulator protein AmpE, translating to MSFLVLLLAVWIEKFSALRHRVQRDGGWLRELAKLEASPRLGNRPWLILALLVLLPVALLGLLLVVLEPVAYGLLALPVHLLVVIYSLGRGDLLGGLGPFRDAWRREDLQAAAHVANRDLNICADDGEQLLERVQAHLLWQAYQSFFAVIFWYFVLGPVAALSYRLLALAEEHAQNPALAERAGQLRHAFDWVPVRVLAASFALVGNFVAVSRVMLHELLNWNISAVQLMEKVGLAAGEIPAPVVGPEGINSLDRIWELLLRAAVLWYAGFALWTVLP from the coding sequence ATGAGCTTTCTGGTTTTGCTGTTGGCGGTCTGGATCGAGAAATTCTCAGCCCTGCGTCACCGGGTTCAGCGCGATGGCGGTTGGTTGCGTGAGCTGGCCAAACTGGAGGCCAGCCCGCGACTGGGCAATCGTCCGTGGCTGATATTGGCACTGCTGGTGCTGTTGCCGGTGGCGCTGCTCGGGTTGCTGCTGGTGGTGCTGGAACCCGTGGCTTATGGCTTGTTGGCGTTACCGGTGCATCTGCTGGTGGTGATCTACAGCCTGGGCCGTGGCGATTTGCTGGGTGGTCTCGGGCCGTTCCGCGACGCCTGGCGTCGGGAAGACCTGCAAGCCGCCGCTCATGTCGCCAACCGCGACCTGAACATCTGCGCTGACGACGGCGAACAGTTGCTGGAGCGTGTCCAGGCTCATCTGTTGTGGCAGGCGTATCAGAGCTTTTTCGCGGTGATTTTCTGGTATTTCGTGCTCGGCCCGGTGGCAGCACTGAGTTATCGCTTGCTGGCCCTGGCCGAAGAACATGCGCAGAACCCGGCCCTGGCCGAGCGTGCCGGGCAATTGCGTCACGCCTTTGACTGGGTGCCGGTGCGCGTACTGGCGGCAAGTTTTGCCCTGGTCGGCAACTTTGTCGCAGTCAGCCGGGTGATGTTGCACGAACTGCTGAACTGGAATATCAGTGCTGTGCAGTTGATGGAAAAGGTCGGTCTGGCGGCCGGGGAAATCCCGGCCCCGGTGGTCGGCCCTGAAGGCATCAACAGCCTCGACCGGATCTGGGAGCTGCTGCTGCGTGCGGCAGTGCTGTGGTATGCCGGTTTTGCATTGTGGACGGTGTTGCCGTAA
- a CDS encoding methyl-accepting chemotaxis protein, with the protein MSATSLEVARSAAAAVSSAHSVNDETLSGRGLVESQQGSIAALASEIDQSVRVVNQLASDSQAISRVLDVIKSIAEQTNLLALNAAIEAARAGEQGRGFAVVADEVRTLAKRTQQSTEEIEQMITRLHGGVSAAVKAMGISHEMANGTVGQSEKVQRALENILGAVGMIVDQNQQIAAAVEQQTAVAHDIDQNIVEINRAGERTADGAYQTENASRALSAQVVELKQLISAFRV; encoded by the coding sequence ATGTCAGCGACCTCACTGGAGGTGGCGCGTAGTGCAGCCGCCGCGGTCAGCAGCGCCCACAGCGTCAACGATGAAACGTTGAGTGGCAGGGGGCTAGTTGAATCCCAGCAAGGCAGCATCGCAGCCCTGGCCAGCGAGATCGATCAGTCGGTGCGGGTGGTCAATCAATTGGCCAGCGACAGCCAGGCCATCAGCCGTGTGCTTGACGTGATAAAAAGCATTGCCGAGCAGACCAACCTGCTGGCGCTCAATGCCGCTATCGAAGCGGCCCGTGCTGGTGAGCAGGGACGGGGGTTTGCGGTAGTGGCGGACGAAGTGCGGACCCTGGCCAAGCGTACCCAGCAATCGACCGAAGAAATCGAGCAGATGATCACCCGGCTCCACGGCGGTGTCAGTGCGGCGGTGAAAGCCATGGGCATCAGTCATGAAATGGCCAATGGCACCGTGGGGCAGTCGGAAAAAGTCCAGCGGGCCCTGGAAAACATCCTCGGCGCAGTGGGCATGATCGTCGACCAGAATCAGCAAATCGCTGCCGCCGTCGAGCAGCAGACCGCCGTGGCTCACGACATCGACCAGAACATCGTCGAGATCAATCGCGCCGGCGAGCGTACCGCCGACGGTGCGTACCAGACCGAAAATGCCAGCCGGGCGTTGTCGGCGCAGGTAGTGGAACTGAAGCAATTGATCAGCGCATTCCGCGTCTGA
- a CDS encoding TatD family hydrolase has translation MEFVDTHTHLDFPDFDEDRGALLALSRAHGVQRMVVLGVYQANWQRVWDLVQSDPDLHAAFGLHPVYLDQHRAQDLSELGDWLTRLAGHRQLCAVGEIGLDYFIESLDRARQQTLFEAQLQLAADFNLPALIHVRRSHAAVIATLKRFGLKRAGIIHAFAGSREEAREYIKLGFKLGLGGAATWPQALRMHRVLADLPLEAVVLETDSPDMAPAMFAGQRNSPAHLPAISAALAEIMAISPEQLAAVSTANACQLFNW, from the coding sequence GTGGAGTTTGTCGACACCCACACCCATCTGGATTTTCCGGATTTCGACGAGGACCGCGGGGCGCTGCTGGCGCTAAGCCGCGCCCATGGCGTACAGCGGATGGTGGTGTTGGGGGTTTATCAGGCCAATTGGCAACGGGTCTGGGATCTGGTGCAAAGCGATCCGGATCTGCATGCGGCTTTCGGCTTGCACCCGGTCTATCTGGACCAGCATCGTGCGCAGGACTTGAGTGAACTGGGCGACTGGCTGACACGCCTGGCGGGTCATCGGCAGCTCTGCGCGGTGGGCGAGATCGGCCTGGATTACTTTATCGAAAGCCTGGATCGCGCCCGTCAGCAGACCCTGTTCGAGGCGCAGCTGCAACTGGCGGCAGACTTCAATCTGCCGGCCTTGATTCACGTACGGCGCAGCCACGCTGCGGTGATCGCCACGCTCAAGCGCTTTGGCCTGAAACGCGCCGGCATCATCCACGCGTTTGCCGGCAGCCGGGAAGAGGCGCGGGAATACATCAAGCTGGGTTTCAAACTCGGCCTGGGGGGCGCGGCGACCTGGCCTCAGGCACTGCGTATGCACCGGGTATTGGCCGACTTGCCGCTTGAGGCGGTGGTCCTGGAAACCGACTCCCCGGACATGGCGCCCGCCATGTTTGCCGGCCAGCGCAACAGCCCGGCACACTTGCCGGCGATCAGCGCGGCGCTTGCCGAGATCATGGCTATCAGTCCCGAGCAACTGGCGGCAGTCAGCACCGCCAATGCCTGCCAGCTGTTCAACTGGTAG
- the cra gene encoding catabolite repressor/activator, with protein sequence MKLSDIAQLAGVSVTTASYVINGKAAQQRISSATVERVRAVVEQHGFTPNPQAAGLRSRHTRTLGFILPDLENPSYARIAKLLEQGARARGYQLLIASSDDAPDSERQLLQLFRARRCDALIVASCLPTDDDSYRQLQAKGIPIIAIDRVMEPEHFCSVISDDREASLHLTQSLLDPLPKQIALIGARPELSISQERAAGFKEALAGFEGQILIEQGESFSRECGKQLMEELLQRLGHLPDSLVTTSYVLLQGVFDALHDFPLKSRPLRLGTFGDTQLLDFLPLPVNAMAQQHQLIADKALELALAAIEQSDYQPGVLAIARTFKQRIHRD encoded by the coding sequence TTGAAACTCAGTGATATCGCCCAACTGGCCGGTGTGTCCGTGACCACCGCCAGTTATGTCATCAATGGCAAGGCCGCACAGCAACGCATCAGCAGCGCCACCGTCGAGCGCGTGCGTGCGGTGGTCGAGCAACATGGCTTTACGCCCAACCCCCAGGCCGCCGGGCTGCGCAGCCGGCACACGCGTACGCTGGGCTTTATTCTGCCGGACCTGGAAAACCCCAGTTACGCGCGAATTGCCAAGCTGCTGGAGCAAGGCGCCCGGGCGCGCGGCTATCAATTATTGATCGCCAGCTCCGACGATGCGCCGGACAGTGAACGGCAATTGCTGCAACTGTTCCGCGCCCGCCGCTGCGATGCGTTGATTGTCGCCAGTTGCCTGCCCACCGATGACGACAGTTATCGGCAGTTGCAGGCCAAAGGCATCCCGATCATCGCCATCGACCGGGTCATGGAGCCCGAGCATTTTTGCTCGGTGATCAGTGACGACCGCGAGGCCAGTCTGCACCTGACCCAAAGCCTGCTCGACCCGTTGCCCAAGCAGATTGCGCTGATCGGCGCCCGACCCGAACTGAGCATCAGCCAGGAACGGGCCGCCGGCTTCAAAGAAGCGCTGGCCGGGTTTGAAGGTCAGATACTGATCGAGCAAGGCGAGTCGTTCAGCCGTGAGTGCGGCAAACAATTGATGGAAGAATTGCTACAGCGCCTGGGGCATTTGCCCGATTCGCTGGTAACAACTTCCTACGTGCTGTTGCAGGGTGTGTTCGATGCCTTGCATGACTTCCCGCTGAAAAGCCGTCCGCTGCGGCTCGGCACGTTTGGTGACACACAGTTGCTGGATTTCCTGCCGCTACCGGTCAATGCCATGGCCCAGCAACATCAGTTGATCGCCGACAAGGCACTGGAGCTGGCGCTGGCGGCCATCGAGCAGTCGGATTACCAGCCCGGCGTGCTGGCCATCGCGCGGACCTTCAAGCAACGTATTCACCGGGACTGA
- the ptsP gene encoding phosphoenolpyruvate--protein phosphotransferase has product MLELTKEQISMGQSAVDKPAALQLLADHLVADGLVAAGYLAGLQAREAQGSTFLGQGIAIPHGTPQTRDQVFSTGVRLMQFPDGVDWGDGQIVYLAIGIAAKSDEHLRLLQLLTRALGETDLGQALRRASSAEALLKLLQGAPQELALDAQMIGLGVSADDFEELVWRGARLLRQADCVSNGFSAVLQQVEALPLGDGLWWLHSEQTVKRPGLAFVTPDKPMRYLGQPLSGLFCLASLGEAHQALLERLCALLIEGRGHELGRATSSRKVLEVLGGEVPADWPSARIALANAHGLHARPAKILAQLAKSFDGEIRVRIVDGQDSAVSVKSLSKLLSLGARRAQVLEFIAEPSIAADALPALLAAIEEGLGEEVEPLPAVSQAREVFADVAEVLLAPVSGSLIQAIAAAPGIAIGPAHIQVLQAIDYPLRGESAAIERERLKQALSDVRRDIEGLIERSKSKAIREIFITHQEMLDDPELTDDVDTRLKQGESAEAAWMAVIEAAAKQQESLQDALLAERAADLRDIGRRVLAQLCGIETPSEPDQPYILVMDEVGPSDVARLDPARVAGILTARGGATAHSAIVARALGIPALVGAGAAVLLLAPGTPLLIDGQRGRLHVDADAATLQRATEERDTREQRLKVAAEQRHQPALTTDGHAVEVFANIGESAGVTSAVEQGAEGIGLLRTELIFMAHSQAPDEATQEAEYRRVLDGLAGRPLVVRTLDVGGDKPLPYWPIAKEENPFLGVRGIRLTLQRPQIMEAQLRALLRAADNRPLRIMFPMVGSVDEWRQARDMTERLRLETPVADLQLGIMIEVPSAALLAPVLAKEVDFFSVGTNDLTQYTLAIDRGHPTLSAQADGLHPAVLQLIDITVRAAHAHGKWVGVCGELAADPLAVPVLVGLGVDELSVSGRSIAEVKARIRELSLSRTQTLAQQALAVGSANEVRALVEAL; this is encoded by the coding sequence ATGCTCGAGCTCACCAAAGAGCAGATTTCCATGGGCCAATCGGCGGTGGATAAACCCGCTGCGTTGCAACTGCTGGCCGATCATCTGGTTGCCGATGGCCTGGTGGCAGCGGGGTATCTCGCCGGTTTGCAGGCGCGCGAAGCCCAGGGCTCGACGTTTCTCGGTCAAGGTATTGCCATCCCCCACGGTACGCCACAAACCCGCGACCAGGTGTTTTCCACCGGCGTGCGGCTGATGCAATTCCCCGACGGCGTGGACTGGGGCGACGGCCAGATCGTCTACCTGGCCATCGGCATTGCTGCCAAATCCGATGAGCATCTGCGCCTGCTGCAACTGCTGACCCGCGCCCTGGGCGAAACTGATCTGGGCCAGGCCCTGCGCCGCGCCAGCTCCGCCGAGGCGTTGCTGAAACTGCTGCAAGGCGCGCCACAAGAGCTGGCGCTGGATGCGCAGATGATCGGCCTTGGCGTGTCGGCCGATGATTTCGAAGAACTGGTCTGGCGTGGCGCGCGGTTGTTGCGCCAGGCCGATTGTGTGAGCAACGGTTTCTCCGCCGTGTTGCAGCAGGTCGAAGCGCTGCCACTGGGCGATGGCCTGTGGTGGCTGCACAGCGAACAGACGGTCAAGCGTCCGGGCCTGGCCTTCGTCACCCCGGACAAACCCATGCGCTACCTCGGCCAGCCATTGAGCGGCCTGTTCTGTCTGGCCAGCCTCGGCGAAGCGCATCAGGCGTTGCTCGAACGCCTGTGCGCGCTGTTGATCGAAGGGCGCGGCCACGAACTGGGGCGCGCCACCAGCAGCCGTAAAGTCCTCGAAGTGCTGGGCGGTGAAGTGCCCGCCGACTGGCCGAGCGCACGCATTGCCCTGGCCAACGCCCACGGTTTGCATGCGCGCCCGGCGAAGATCCTCGCGCAACTGGCGAAAAGTTTTGATGGCGAAATCCGCGTGCGCATCGTCGACGGTCAAGACAGTGCGGTGTCAGTGAAGAGTTTGAGCAAGTTGCTCAGCCTCGGCGCCCGTCGCGCTCAGGTGCTGGAATTCATCGCCGAACCGAGCATCGCCGCCGACGCCTTGCCGGCCTTGCTGGCCGCTATAGAAGAAGGCCTCGGCGAAGAAGTCGAACCATTGCCGGCAGTCAGTCAGGCCCGCGAAGTGTTTGCCGACGTCGCCGAAGTGCTTCTTGCCCCAGTCTCCGGCAGCCTGATCCAGGCCATCGCCGCCGCGCCGGGCATTGCCATCGGCCCGGCACATATTCAAGTGTTGCAAGCCATTGATTACCCGCTGCGCGGTGAGTCTGCCGCCATCGAACGCGAACGCCTCAAGCAAGCCCTGAGTGATGTTCGTCGCGATATCGAAGGCCTGATCGAGCGCAGCAAATCCAAAGCCATTCGCGAGATTTTCATCACCCACCAGGAAATGCTCGACGACCCGGAATTGACCGACGACGTCGACACCCGCCTCAAGCAGGGCGAAAGTGCCGAAGCGGCATGGATGGCGGTGATCGAAGCCGCCGCGAAACAGCAGGAGTCGCTGCAGGACGCGCTGCTGGCAGAGCGCGCCGCCGACCTGCGGGATATTGGTCGTCGAGTGCTGGCGCAATTGTGCGGCATCGAAACCCCGAGCGAGCCTGATCAGCCGTACATTCTGGTGATGGACGAGGTCGGCCCGTCCGACGTGGCGCGTCTCGATCCGGCTCGCGTGGCCGGCATCCTAACTGCCCGTGGCGGCGCCACCGCCCACAGCGCCATCGTCGCCCGTGCCCTGGGTATTCCGGCGCTGGTCGGTGCTGGCGCCGCCGTGTTGCTGCTCGCACCGGGCACGCCGTTGCTGATTGATGGGCAACGCGGTCGCCTGCATGTGGATGCCGACGCTGCCACCTTGCAGCGCGCCACCGAAGAACGTGACACCCGTGAGCAACGCCTGAAGGTCGCCGCCGAACAACGCCATCAACCGGCGCTGACCACCGACGGTCACGCGGTCGAAGTCTTTGCCAATATCGGCGAAAGCGCCGGCGTCACCAGCGCGGTGGAGCAGGGCGCCGAAGGCATTGGCCTGCTGCGCACCGAACTGATTTTCATGGCCCATTCGCAAGCGCCGGACGAAGCCACCCAGGAAGCCGAATACCGTCGCGTACTCGATGGCCTCGCCGGGCGTCCGCTGGTGGTGCGCACCCTCGATGTCGGCGGCGACAAACCGCTGCCGTATTGGCCCATCGCCAAGGAAGAAAATCCCTTCCTCGGTGTGCGTGGCATTCGCCTGACCCTGCAACGTCCGCAGATCATGGAAGCGCAATTGCGCGCCTTGCTGCGTGCCGCCGACAACCGTCCATTGCGGATCATGTTCCCGATGGTCGGCAGTGTTGACGAGTGGCGTCAGGCACGGGACATGACCGAACGTTTGCGCCTGGAAACTCCGGTCGCGGACCTGCAACTGGGGATCATGATCGAAGTGCCGTCGGCGGCTCTGCTGGCGCCGGTGCTGGCCAAGGAGGTCGACTTCTTCAGCGTCGGCACCAACGACCTGACTCAATACACCCTGGCCATCGACCGTGGTCACCCGACCCTGTCGGCCCAAGCTGATGGCTTGCACCCGGCGGTGCTGCAGCTGATCGACATCACCGTGCGTGCGGCCCATGCCCATGGCAAATGGGTCGGCGTGTGCGGCGAGTTGGCGGCAGATCCATTGGCGGTGCCGGTGCTGGTCGGCCTCGGCGTGGATGAACTCAGTGTCTCGGGTCGCAGCATTGCCGAGGTCAAGGCGCGCATTCGCGAGCTCAGCTTGTCCCGGACTCAAACCCTCGCCCAGCAGGCCTTGGCCGTGGGCAGCGCGAATGAAGTGCGCGCATTAGTGGAGGCCCTGTAA
- the pfkB gene encoding 1-phosphofructokinase — protein MARILTLTLNPALDLTVQLPVLAPGQVNRSDAMHTHAAGKGVNVAQVLADLGHQLTVSGFLGEDNLQAFDTLFAKRGFVDAFIRVPGETRSNIKLAESDGRITDLNGPGPVVSEAAQQALLERLDQIAPGHDAVVVAGSLPRGVSPHWLHGLILRLKSLGLKVALDTSGEALRVGLSAAPWLIKPNTEELTDALGCEVVSVAAQAEAASRLHAQGIEHVVISHGGDGVNWFSVGAAMHATPPRVSVVSTVGAGDSLLAGMLHGLLNADTPEQTLRTATAIAAMAVTQIGFGIGDAAHLAQLEQGVRVRPLTEQ, from the coding sequence ATGGCCAGGATTCTCACCCTGACCCTCAACCCGGCGCTGGACCTCACCGTCCAGTTGCCGGTGCTTGCACCCGGTCAGGTCAACCGCAGCGACGCGATGCACACCCACGCCGCCGGCAAAGGCGTGAATGTCGCGCAGGTATTGGCCGACCTCGGTCATCAACTGACGGTCAGCGGTTTTCTCGGTGAAGACAATCTTCAAGCGTTCGACACCCTGTTCGCCAAACGGGGTTTTGTCGACGCCTTCATCCGCGTTCCCGGCGAGACTCGCAGCAACATCAAACTGGCGGAAAGCGACGGGCGCATTACCGATCTCAACGGTCCGGGGCCGGTGGTGAGCGAAGCGGCGCAACAGGCGTTGCTTGAGCGGCTTGATCAGATTGCGCCCGGTCATGATGCGGTCGTGGTTGCCGGCAGCTTGCCGCGTGGCGTCAGCCCGCACTGGTTGCACGGCTTGATCCTGCGCCTGAAAAGCCTCGGCCTGAAAGTCGCCCTCGACACCAGCGGCGAGGCGCTGCGGGTTGGTCTGAGCGCGGCGCCGTGGCTGATCAAGCCGAACACTGAAGAACTCACCGATGCGCTCGGTTGCGAGGTGGTGTCGGTGGCCGCCCAGGCCGAAGCGGCGAGCCGCTTGCACGCCCAAGGCATCGAGCATGTGGTGATTTCCCACGGTGGCGATGGCGTGAACTGGTTCAGTGTCGGGGCGGCAATGCATGCCACGCCGCCCAGGGTCAGCGTCGTCAGTACCGTCGGCGCTGGCGACTCGCTGCTGGCCGGCATGCTCCACGGTTTGCTCAACGCCGATACGCCTGAGCAAACGTTGCGCACTGCCACCGCGATTGCCGCGATGGCCGTTACGCAGATCGGTTTCGGCATTGGCGATGCGGCGCACCTGGCGCAGCTCGAACAGGGCGTGCGCGTGCGCCCCCTGACAGAACAATAA
- a CDS encoding PTS fructose-like transporter subunit IIB, with amino-acid sequence MKLAIVTACPNGMVTSVLCARLLDAAAQRQGWSTSVEVVDSTHPERALSAATIEAAEWVLLVTSAPVDMSRFIGKRVFQSTPAQALQDVEAVLRRGAEEATVYVAAEAVPAAPVEAAKNAPRLVAITACPTGVAHTFMAAEALQQAAKRLGYDLQVETQGSVGARNPLSAAAIADADVVLLACDIEVATERFAGKKIYRCGTGIALKQAEATLNKALAEGKQESASSGAAGPARQEKTGVYKHLLTGVSFMLPMVVAGGLMIALSFVFGITAFKEPGTLAAALMQIGGETAFKLMVPLLAGYIAYSIADRPGLAPGMIGGMLASTLGAGFIGGILAGFIAGYAAQAINRYAKLPQSLEALKPILIIPLLASLFTGLVMIYVVGKPVAGMLEGLTHFLDSMGTTNAILLGVLLGAMMCVDLGGPINKAAYAFSVGLLASQSYAPMAATMAAGMVPPIGLGIATFIARRKFAQTEREAGKAALVLGLCFISEGAIPFAAKDPLRVIPASIAGGALTGALSMYFGCKLMAPHGGLFVLAIPNAINHALLYLLAIVAGSLLTAVAYAVLKRPEVVELAVEPVNA; translated from the coding sequence ATGAAGTTAGCCATTGTTACGGCCTGTCCGAACGGCATGGTCACCAGTGTGCTGTGCGCGCGCCTGCTGGATGCGGCAGCCCAGCGTCAGGGCTGGAGCACGAGCGTTGAAGTGGTTGATTCGACGCACCCGGAGCGGGCGCTGTCGGCGGCCACGATCGAGGCGGCCGAGTGGGTGTTGCTGGTGACCAGCGCGCCTGTGGATATGTCGCGATTTATCGGCAAGCGAGTGTTCCAGAGCACCCCGGCCCAGGCCCTGCAAGACGTTGAAGCGGTGTTGCGCCGTGGCGCTGAGGAGGCGACGGTTTACGTCGCTGCCGAGGCTGTTCCTGCCGCTCCTGTCGAGGCCGCAAAGAATGCGCCGCGTCTGGTGGCGATTACCGCCTGCCCGACCGGCGTCGCTCACACGTTCATGGCCGCCGAAGCCTTGCAGCAGGCGGCCAAGCGTCTGGGCTACGACCTGCAAGTGGAAACCCAAGGCTCGGTCGGCGCGCGTAACCCGCTGAGCGCCGCCGCGATTGCCGATGCCGACGTGGTGTTGCTGGCCTGCGATATCGAGGTCGCCACCGAGCGTTTCGCCGGCAAGAAGATCTACCGTTGCGGCACCGGCATTGCACTCAAGCAAGCCGAAGCCACACTCAATAAAGCGCTGGCCGAAGGCAAACAGGAAAGCGCATCCAGCGGCGCGGCGGGGCCGGCCAGGCAAGAGAAGACAGGCGTCTACAAACACTTGCTGACGGGTGTGTCATTCATGCTGCCGATGGTGGTGGCGGGCGGCTTGATGATCGCGTTGTCGTTCGTCTTCGGCATCACCGCGTTCAAGGAGCCGGGCACCCTGGCGGCGGCGTTGATGCAGATCGGCGGTGAGACCGCGTTCAAATTGATGGTGCCGTTGCTGGCAGGCTACATCGCTTACTCCATCGCCGACCGTCCGGGCCTGGCGCCGGGGATGATCGGCGGCATGCTCGCCAGCACCCTCGGCGCCGGATTTATCGGCGGGATCCTGGCCGGTTTCATCGCCGGCTATGCGGCGCAGGCCATCAACCGTTACGCGAAGTTGCCGCAGAGCCTTGAGGCGCTGAAGCCGATCCTGATCATCCCGTTGCTGGCGAGCCTGTTCACCGGTCTGGTGATGATCTACGTAGTCGGCAAACCGGTGGCGGGGATGCTCGAAGGCCTGACGCATTTCCTCGACAGCATGGGTACCACCAACGCGATTCTGCTGGGCGTGTTGCTGGGCGCCATGATGTGCGTCGACCTCGGCGGCCCGATCAACAAGGCGGCCTATGCGTTCTCCGTCGGGCTGCTGGCCTCGCAAAGTTATGCCCCGATGGCCGCGACCATGGCCGCCGGCATGGTGCCGCCGATTGGCCTGGGCATCGCCACCTTCATCGCCCGGCGCAAGTTTGCTCAAACCGAACGCGAGGCCGGCAAAGCGGCGCTGGTGCTGGGCTTGTGCTTCATCTCCGAAGGGGCCATCCCGTTTGCCGCCAAAGACCCGCTGCGGGTGATTCCGGCGAGCATCGCCGGTGGCGCGCTGACCGGTGCGTTGTCGATGTATTTCGGCTGCAAACTGATGGCGCCGCATGGCGGGTTGTTTGTGCTGGCGATCCCGAATGCGATCAACCATGCGCTGCTGTATTTGCTGGCGATTGTGGCGGGGAGTTTGTTGACGGCGGTGGCGTATGCCGTGCTCAAGCGGCCGGAAGTGGTGGAGTTGGCGGTGGAGCCGGTTAACGCCTGA